The DNA window CGTGGTCAGTTCAGGTAGCAGGTGATAGAACTGAAAGATCATTCCAAAGTGGCGATTGCGCAGGATATCGCGCGACGCCTGGGGCAGGTTGTCAATACGATACCCTTCAAACTGGATTTCTCCCTTGTCGGGTCGATCGAGCGTCCCCAGCAAATGCAGCAGCGTGCTTTTGCCGCAGCCGCTGTTGCCAATGATGGCGGTGAACTCTCCCTGGCGAACGGAGAAATCGACTCCCCGCAGTACGGGGATTTCCAATTTGCCTTTGCGGTAGCTTTTGAAAAGTCCCTGCGCGCCAAGCAGGCAGGGGCGTTCTTCGGGCCGGGTCAGCGACGCCGAGGGCCGCTTCGCGGGAGCCTGGCGTTCAGCCGCCTTATCGATCTGCAGGGAACTACTCATATCGCAAAGCCTCCACAGGATGCAGCCGCGCGGCGCGAAGGGCAGGCAACACGCTTGCCAGGACCGCAATCGAAATGGCGCCAAAAGAAACCCAGACGACAGTCATCGGATCGATAATCGTCGGAATGGTCTGGAAGTAATACACGTTTGGATCAAACACCTCGCGGCCAGTCACCATCTCCAGCACTTCGGCGATGTCGTTGATATAGGCCACAAACAAGAGCCCCATCACCACGCCCACGCCCGAGCCGACCACCCCCAGGGCCAGTCCATAGCTGAGGAAAATGCTCATGACTCCCATGCTGGGCGCGCCCAGCGATTTGAGGATGCCAATGTCGCGGGTTTTCTCGACGACGATCATAAAGAACGTCGCCAGGATGCCGAAACCGGCCACCGCGATGATCAAAAACAGCAAGATGTTCAGCAGGGTGGTTTCCAGCTGGACGGCCGCCAGAAGCGGGCCTTGCATCTCTTTCCAGGTTTGCACCTGGTAAGGGTAATCCTGGGGCGGAAACCGCTTGCGGAGTGCGTCGCGGGCCGCGTTCAGGTCGGCCTTCGGCTTCAGGCGGATCTGAATCGAAGTCACGCTGGCGACGCCGCTGATCGGGTCGATCATGCCCCGCATCCGCTGCAGCTTTTCTAGCGGCATGAAGACAAACGTCGAGTCGTACTCGCTCATTTTGCTTTCATACATGTCGACGACCGTGAACAGGCCGTCGACCGGTTTGGGCGGCGTGCCCGCAGTCGGCAGGGTGATCTGCACATCGTCGCCCGGCTTGCAGAGGAACCACTCTTGCGATTCGCCCGATTCCGGATTGGTAAAGCGGGTGCTGGCCACGGCGATGCCGAGGATCACGCCCGTATGCTGCTGTGTCAGATCGTCAAAAGTCCGTCCCGCCTGTGGCGTGGGATTGCCAGCGCGGAAGGGATCGACCGGAGCGTCATCGGGCGCCGTTTCGCCGGATGGCGCTTCGCCAGACGGAAATTCTCCCGGTAATTCGTCGGGGAGATCGGCAAAGCGTTGGTCCCCTTCTTCGGCCTGCATGGTGTAAGGGGCGGGTTCGGTGAAGGAGCTTTCGTAGCTGCGTTCATAGTGCACGCGGTTGCGGCGATGCTCCCAGCCGGCGTCGCCAAGGCGCTCGTTGTAGCCGTTTTCGTGCAGGCTGAAGCCAACGTTTTCCTGGTTTTTGGGATGCAGCAGATACTTGCTGAAGTCGCCGACGTTGGCGTACGACTTTTCATCGACGCCGATCAACACAACCTGCTGGGTAATCCAGCGGCCGCGGTAGCGAAAGTTGAGCATGGCCGGCACCCGGACGATGGGGGTCATGCCGGCGAGATCGTCGCCGAGCACTTCGGCGATCTCTTTCATGTGGAGTTCAGGATTGGGGATGCCGTCGAGTCCGGCGCTCTGGACGACCACATCGGACAGAATGTCGTGCAGTCGTTTGTGCATTTCCGCACCGAAACCAGCCATCACGCTATTGACCACAATGAGCGTGGCCACGCCCAGCACCACGCTGATAATCGATGCCAGGGCAATGTAGCGCGTGCACAGATAACGCCACGAAAGAAGCAACTTGTACATCGCCAATCCTTTGGCAAAACGTATTGCGAATGGGATCGCCCTCCGGCAAGGAGAACGGCAGGATGTAGTGGTACGCGATCCGGCCGCGCAAAGTCAATCCCGATCCTGGCGCCGCTAGCAACGCCAGCCCTCCCCCTCTTTTCAAGGGGAACAAGAAAAGAACGGATTCACCGCACAGAGCGCAGAGAAAAGCGGAGGAGGAAAGGAAGAAGAATGAGAAAGATAAGAAGCTCTCGTTTCCAGGATTCCTTTCCCCGTTCTCTTCCCTTCGTAACGAGGGGAAAATAACTTCGGTTTTTGTATAGTGAGCCGAACGCGCTAGCGTCGGGCGGTTCTACTCCTGTGAGCCGAAGTTATTCTTCCCCAGTTCCTTCCTCTCTCTCAGGAAGAGTCAAATTCGTCAGTAGTTATTCCAGTTCCGCCCAGGCCCGGGCTGCGCCGTCGGGGTCGATCTCCAAGTGGATCACGTTCGGACGGCAGCAAACGGGGCAGTCCTCGACAAACTCCTGGTGGGATCCCTGGCTGAGGTCGACCGGGATCACAATCTCTTCGCCACAGGCTTCGCACACGTAGCTGGTATCGTCTTGCATGGAGAGTTTTTCCCAGGATGGCAGACCGTCGAAAATGCAGCCCGACGACGGGGGCCGGCAGGTCGGAATTCGGTCCGAACGGGCCTGCCCCGCAGAAGATCGCAAAGGCGGCAATCGGGTCGTCGCAAATCTTTTGTAAATAACGATTTGCGTCGCTGCGTTTTCCGTCGATCCGGTTGTGGCCGCGGGCCCAAACTGTTAGAATTTACGGTTTCGCAGAACGCATTATTGCTGGCCCGGCGGGTCGTGCAAATCTGGCGGTTCTGGTCGTCCTGTTTGCTGGGTTTACCACCTGGAGAATGGCAGGGCAACCCGGGTCGCCGGTTGTCGCGCCCCGAGGAATGGCCGGTTGCTGGATAGTCTCGTTGGATGGCTAGCTAGATAGCCAATTGAGAACTCGCACAGACGATTCGCGGTGCGACGCGACCCCTTGAACCGGAAAGGACCCACCTCTTGGCGACCGATGGCAATCTTCCCGAAGATCCGGAAGCAGGCGGCAGCGGCGGAAACGGCGGCGGCGATGGAGGCGGCGGTCATAACCATGGCCATATCACCGACCTGTCGATCGAAACCGAGCTGCAGGACAGCTATTTGACCTACGCCATGAGCGTGATCGTTTCCCGCGCGCTGCCCGACGCACGCGATGGATTGAAACCTTCGCAGCGGCGAATCCTGGTCGCCATGAACGACCTGAACCTGAGCCCCGGGGCAGGCCGTATCAAGTGCGCCAAAATCTCAGGCGACACCAGCGGTAACTATCACCCCCACGGTGAATCCGTAATCTACCCGACGCTGGTTCGCATGGCCCAGGAATGGAACATGCGGCACCTGCTGATCGACAAGCAGGGTAACTTCGGCAGTATCGCCGGCTTGCCGCCCGCCGCCATGCGATATACCGAAGCGCGGTTGTCGCCGGTGGCCGCCGCCATGCTGGAAGATCTGCGGCTGAACACGGTCGACTACCTGCCCACGTACGATGAGCGCGGGGAAGAACCGACGGTGCTGCCGTCGAAATTCCCTTGCCTGCTGGTCAACGGCAGCGTCGGCATCGCGGTCGGCATGCGGACCTCGATTCCGCCGCACAACCTGCGCGAGGTGTGCGACGCCCTGGTGATGATCATCGATAATCCCGACGCCACCATCGACGAGATCATGACCGTCCTGCCGGGCCCCGACTTCCCGACCGGAGCCATCATTTGCGGCCGGGCCGGGATCCGCCGCGCCTATCTGACGGGTCGCAGCAATATCGTCCTGCGCTCGAAAGCCACGATCGAATACGGCGCCAAAGGCGGCGGCACGATCACCATCACCGAGATCCCCTACGAGAAAACACGCGATCCGCTGGTCGAAAAAATCGGCCAGGTGATGAGCGACCAGATCGTGACTGGCATCCGCGAGATTCAAGACCATAGTAATCTTGAAGAACCGGTGCGGATCAAGATCGAACTGAAACGCGACGCCGACCCCGATGTGGTGCTGAACCAGCTGTATCAGTTCACCCCGCTGCAGTCGACGTACTCGCTGATCTTCCTGGCCCTGGTCGACGGCAAGCCGCGAACGCTCAACGTCAAACAGATCCTGGAAGAGCACATCCGCCACCGGATGCAGGTCATCAGGCGCCGCACGCAGTTCCTGCTGTCGCGGGCCCGTCGCCGCAAGCATACGGTCGAAGGGCTGCTGGTTGCGCTCGCTAATATCGACGAAATCATCCGCATCATTCGCACCTCCAGCACGCAGGCCGACGCCAAAATGCGGCTGATGGGCGTCGCCGCCCCCGCCGACATGCTGTTGCGGGCCCTGGGCGAACAGGGCTTCAGGATCTATCAGGAAGAGAACGGCGTCGCCGAAGAGTATCCGTTGTCCGCCATCCAGGCCGACGAGATTCTCAAAATGCGGTTGGGCCAGCTCGTCAACCTGGAACAGGCCCGCCTGGAGGACGAACACCGCAAGCTGCTGGAAGAAATCACCGAGTACCTTCGCATTTTGTCCGACGACCAGAACATCCTCAATATCATCAAGGACGATCTGCTCGAACTGCGCCGCAAACATGGCGACAATCGACGGACGGAAATCTCCGACGAAGAACTCGGCGACTTCGACCTGGAAGACCTGATCACCGAAGAAACCATGGTGGTCACCATCAGCCACAAAGGCTACATCAAACGCACCCCGGCCAGCGCCTATCGGGCCCAGCGCCGCGGCGGCAAAGGCCTCAAAGGGGCCCAGGCCGAAGGCGAAGATCCAATCGAACACCTGTTCGTCGCCAGCACGCACGCCTATCTCATGTTCTTCACCAACCAGGGACAGGTCTACTGGAAAAAGATCTACGACCTGCCCCAGCTGGCCCGCGATACGCGCGGCCGGGCCCTGGTGAACCTGCTGGAACTGCGGCCGGACGAAAAAATCGCCGACTGCCGCGCGGTCCGCGACTTCGACGCCCCCGACCACTTCCTGGTCATGGCGACCCGCGACGGGCTGGTCAAAAAGACCAAGCTGTCCGCGTATCGTCGTCCCATGAAGAAGGGGATCATCGCCGTGAAACTTCGCGAAGGCGATGAGCTGGTCGATGTGGCCGTCGCCGTCGCCGGAGACGAACTGGTCCTGGCCACTGCCGAAGGGATGGCCATCCGCTTCTCCGTCAATGATGTGCGGGCCGTCGGTCGAAACTCCAGCGGCGTCAAAGGGATCAACCTGGGGAAAGAAGACCACGTGGTCGGCATGGTCGTCGCCGATCCCGATGCCACCCTGCTGACCGTGTGCGAAAAAGGCTACGGCAAGCGGACCCAGTTCGGGCCGCACGCCGTGACCGAAGACGATAGCGCCGACGACGCCGATACGGGCGACGCCGATACCGCGGACAGCGGCGATGACGAGTCCTCCGCGACCGATGAAATCTCTTCCAGCGCCCGGTACCGCACCCAGCGCCGCGGCGGCAAGGGGCTGCGGGATATCAAAACGACCAAACGTAACGGCAAAGTCATTGAGATCGTCCGCGTCGATGACAACGACGAAGTCATCATGATGACCGCCCACGGCAAACTGCAGCGGCTGGCCGTCAACGAGATCAACATCATCGGCCGCAATACCCAGGGCGTCCGCGTGATGAACATCGACGATGACGACACGCTGGCGGCCATCGTTCGCGTGCCTCACGAAGATGTTTCCGACGCCGAAGTCGCCGAAGCCGAAGCGGCCACCCCCTCGCCGTCGAACCGCATTGCTTCGTCCGCTGATCGGGACGAGGCGGACGACGTCGAACTGGACGACGACAGCGGCGACGACGACAGCGAAGAAAACGGCGACGAATAGTCAACCTGTCGAACCGAGAGCGGGCGACTGGCCCGTTCTCTGCCTGGAAATTCTGCCTGGAAATTTTGAGAGCTCATCGACGCAGAATGTCGGCGGTCTAACGATTTCCGTCAGGTGTCAGGACGACGATCCTTCGATTTTCTGTCGCAGCGAAGCGTGTTCGGCTGGGACCGACTCGACGGCCTGCGGCGTGGGACGGCTGCTCCACAACGGCATGACCAGCGCCTTGACGGCGACCACGGTCAGCGTGGCGTAAACCAGGTTCCGCATGACCTTGCGGGAGACGATGTCGCCTGCTTTCACGCCCAGGTAAGAGCCCAGATAGCAAACGGGGGCCGAGAACAGGGCGAACAGCATGGCCGTTCCGACGGAGAGGCCGAACCACCACAGCATCATTAGCGCCTGGGGAACAATGCTGGTGATGAACATCGAGAACATAAAAGCTCGCGATTTCTGCGTGGACCAGTTATGGGCCATCACCCAGAGCATCATCGGCGGTCCGCCCATGCCGCAAAAGCCGACGAAAAAACCGCCGGCGGAAAAGGCGAGCACTTCCCAGCCAAAGTGCAAATGTTCCTGTGGTTTGACGCGCGCTGTCAGCTGCAGGATCAGGGCGGCCAGAATAATCACGCCCAGCACCTGCTGCGCATCGGTCTTGTCGATCGAAGCCAGCCAGACCAGGGCCGCCATTCCCAGCGGAATGGTGGCGATCCGAATCAGGGCCGGGCGCAACGCGATGCCCCAGTCGATATCTTTGCGCAACTCCACCAGCCCGGCGATATTCTGCAGACCGGAAGCGATCAGGTTCGCCGCGATCGCCTCGGGCATGCTCAGCCCGATCTGCGCCAGGGCCGGGATTGCGATCAATCCCGCAGCGAAACCAATCGACCCCTGCACGAAACTGGCGACAAACAGGATCGCCGCCGCCAGCACGTATTGGACGAGAGTTAAATCCATTTAGGGGCTAGTTCTCTCCAGGGTTCCCAGCACTTCGCCAGGACGAGGAAATCGACCGGTCGAGCGTTTAGAGTAAACGACCGAGCCGTTCGCTTCTACCTCAAAGATCCCGCCCGAGCCGGGAATCATCTCAATCTTCATGTCGGGCAGCACCTGCAGTTCGTCCGCCAAACTGGCGGCCTGGGGCAGGTAATTTCACTGCGAGCAATAGGTAATCGTAACCTGCATCGCGAAGCTCCTTCAGTGACAAGGGACAAAAAGGGGTTCCCGCGTCCATTGTAAGGAGGCGCCGCTGGTCGACCAACCGTCCCCTGGGGGGCTGCCTGAGAATGCCCCGCCCCAAGCCTTAGATCTGCAGGCCAATCTCAGGGCCGGCTGGCTCTGCGAACTCTTTCCGAAACGGCGGCCAAAAGCTGCCGTGATTACCCGGACAACGGGCCTGGCGAGATGTCGCAGCAGGCCCGGTTCGCTCCCGTTTACCGGAAGCTCCTTCCGCCTGGAGCAGGAAACGTTCCAGGGCGTCAATGCTTTAGAGCATTTTGCCGATCAGGGTGATCAGGTCGGCGGTGCGAACGGAGTAGCCCCATTCGTTGTCGTACCAGCTGACGATCTTGGCGAATTTGCCTTTGTCGCCCAGCACCTGGGTGAAGTCGGCGGCGAAGATCGAGCTGTGGGGATCGTCGATGATGTCGCTCGACACGATCGGATCTTCGGTGTAGCAGAGGATGCCTTTGAGGGGGCCGTCGGCTGCTTTTTTGACGGCGGCGTTGATGTCCTCGACGGTGACTTCCGTGCCCAGGTTGACCGTCAGGTCGACCACGCTGCCCGTCGGCACCGGCACTCGCATGGCGATACCGGTCAGTTTCCCTTTGAGGGCCGGGATGACCAGACCGACCGCTTTGGCGGCGCCGGTGCTGGTGGGGATAATGTTCTGGGCGGCGCCGCGGGCGCGGTACGGATCGCTGTGCGGCATATCCTGCACGCGCTGATCGTTGGTGTAGGCGTGCACGGTGGTCATCAGACCGGATTCAATGGTGAACGATTCGTGCAGCACCTTGGCGACCGGGGCCAGGCAGTTGGTGGTGCAGCTGGCGTTGGAAACGCACAGCATTTCG is part of the Lignipirellula cremea genome and encodes:
- a CDS encoding ABC transporter permease, whose amino-acid sequence is MYKLLLSWRYLCTRYIALASIISVVLGVATLIVVNSVMAGFGAEMHKRLHDILSDVVVQSAGLDGIPNPELHMKEIAEVLGDDLAGMTPIVRVPAMLNFRYRGRWITQQVVLIGVDEKSYANVGDFSKYLLHPKNQENVGFSLHENGYNERLGDAGWEHRRNRVHYERSYESSFTEPAPYTMQAEEGDQRFADLPDELPGEFPSGEAPSGETAPDDAPVDPFRAGNPTPQAGRTFDDLTQQHTGVILGIAVASTRFTNPESGESQEWFLCKPGDDVQITLPTAGTPPKPVDGLFTVVDMYESKMSEYDSTFVFMPLEKLQRMRGMIDPISGVASVTSIQIRLKPKADLNAARDALRKRFPPQDYPYQVQTWKEMQGPLLAAVQLETTLLNILLFLIIAVAGFGILATFFMIVVEKTRDIGILKSLGAPSMGVMSIFLSYGLALGVVGSGVGVVMGLLFVAYINDIAEVLEMVTGREVFDPNVYYFQTIPTIIDPMTVVWVSFGAISIAVLASVLPALRAARLHPVEALRYE
- a CDS encoding ABC transporter ATP-binding protein, with translation MSSSLQIDKAAERQAPAKRPSASLTRPEERPCLLGAQGLFKSYRKGKLEIPVLRGVDFSVRQGEFTAIIGNSGCGKSTLLHLLGTLDRPDKGEIQFEGYRIDNLPQASRDILRNRHFGMIFQFYHLLPELTTLENVLTPRMISQGVMQYWWNRRKNIERAKELLDMVGLSHRLNHRPREMSGGEMQRTAIARALIADPQLLLADEPTGNLDEANGREIFEILRRLNLENNLTIVMVTHDKGLAAAADNVVQLVEGQVK
- a CDS encoding CPXCG motif-containing cysteine-rich protein, producing MQDDTSYVCEACGEEIVIPVDLSQGSHQEFVEDCPVCCRPNVIHLEIDPDGAARAWAELE
- the gap gene encoding type I glyceraldehyde-3-phosphate dehydrogenase encodes the protein MAIRVAINGFGRIGRLTFRNLMARKDEFEVVAVNDLTDNAMLRTLLKYDSTHGRYDAEVGYDDQYLIVNGQKVHALAERDPAKLPWGDLGIDVVVESTGIFTARATDTKPGYDTHLKAGAKRVVLSAPAKDGADLTCVIGVNDDKLTPEMLCVSNASCTTNCLAPVAKVLHESFTIESGLMTTVHAYTNDQRVQDMPHSDPYRARGAAQNIIPTSTGAAKAVGLVIPALKGKLTGIAMRVPVPTGSVVDLTVNLGTEVTVEDINAAVKKAADGPLKGILCYTEDPIVSSDIIDDPHSSIFAADFTQVLGDKGKFAKIVSWYDNEWGYSVRTADLITLIGKML
- a CDS encoding sulfite exporter TauE/SafE family protein, whose product is MDLTLVQYVLAAAILFVASFVQGSIGFAAGLIAIPALAQIGLSMPEAIAANLIASGLQNIAGLVELRKDIDWGIALRPALIRIATIPLGMAALVWLASIDKTDAQQVLGVIILAALILQLTARVKPQEHLHFGWEVLAFSAGGFFVGFCGMGGPPMMLWVMAHNWSTQKSRAFMFSMFITSIVPQALMMLWWFGLSVGTAMLFALFSAPVCYLGSYLGVKAGDIVSRKVMRNLVYATLTVVAVKALVMPLWSSRPTPQAVESVPAEHASLRQKIEGSSS
- a CDS encoding SelT/SelW/SelH family (seleno)protein is translated as MQVTITYCSQUNYLPQAASLADELQVLPDMKIEMIPGSGGIFEVEANGSVVYSKRSTGRFPRPGEVLGTLERTSP
- the gyrA gene encoding DNA gyrase subunit A; its protein translation is MATDGNLPEDPEAGGSGGNGGGDGGGGHNHGHITDLSIETELQDSYLTYAMSVIVSRALPDARDGLKPSQRRILVAMNDLNLSPGAGRIKCAKISGDTSGNYHPHGESVIYPTLVRMAQEWNMRHLLIDKQGNFGSIAGLPPAAMRYTEARLSPVAAAMLEDLRLNTVDYLPTYDERGEEPTVLPSKFPCLLVNGSVGIAVGMRTSIPPHNLREVCDALVMIIDNPDATIDEIMTVLPGPDFPTGAIICGRAGIRRAYLTGRSNIVLRSKATIEYGAKGGGTITITEIPYEKTRDPLVEKIGQVMSDQIVTGIREIQDHSNLEEPVRIKIELKRDADPDVVLNQLYQFTPLQSTYSLIFLALVDGKPRTLNVKQILEEHIRHRMQVIRRRTQFLLSRARRRKHTVEGLLVALANIDEIIRIIRTSSTQADAKMRLMGVAAPADMLLRALGEQGFRIYQEENGVAEEYPLSAIQADEILKMRLGQLVNLEQARLEDEHRKLLEEITEYLRILSDDQNILNIIKDDLLELRRKHGDNRRTEISDEELGDFDLEDLITEETMVVTISHKGYIKRTPASAYRAQRRGGKGLKGAQAEGEDPIEHLFVASTHAYLMFFTNQGQVYWKKIYDLPQLARDTRGRALVNLLELRPDEKIADCRAVRDFDAPDHFLVMATRDGLVKKTKLSAYRRPMKKGIIAVKLREGDELVDVAVAVAGDELVLATAEGMAIRFSVNDVRAVGRNSSGVKGINLGKEDHVVGMVVADPDATLLTVCEKGYGKRTQFGPHAVTEDDSADDADTGDADTADSGDDESSATDEISSSARYRTQRRGGKGLRDIKTTKRNGKVIEIVRVDDNDEVIMMTAHGKLQRLAVNEINIIGRNTQGVRVMNIDDDDTLAAIVRVPHEDVSDAEVAEAEAATPSPSNRIASSADRDEADDVELDDDSGDDDSEENGDE